A single genomic interval of Bradyrhizobium sp. AZCC 1693 harbors:
- a CDS encoding VOC family protein, with the protein MSKISPCLWFNGEAEEAANLYVSLLPDSRIEIVQRNPMDRAGAKAGAVLVVEFTLAGQRFMALNGGMKMEYTHAVSFKIDCADQAEVDRLWDALLANGGEEGKCGWLKDRYGVSWQIVPSVMLKYLGGADKAGAQRAMQAMMGMVKLDIESLKRAYEGKSAA; encoded by the coding sequence ATGTCCAAGATTTCCCCCTGCCTGTGGTTCAACGGCGAGGCCGAGGAGGCCGCCAACCTCTACGTTTCACTGCTGCCCGATTCCCGGATCGAGATAGTCCAGCGCAACCCGATGGATAGGGCCGGCGCAAAGGCCGGCGCCGTGCTGGTGGTGGAGTTCACGCTGGCCGGCCAGCGCTTCATGGCGCTGAACGGCGGCATGAAGATGGAATATACCCACGCCGTCTCCTTCAAGATCGACTGCGCCGATCAGGCCGAGGTCGATCGGTTGTGGGATGCGCTGTTGGCAAATGGCGGCGAGGAAGGAAAATGCGGCTGGCTGAAGGATCGCTACGGCGTATCCTGGCAGATCGTGCCGAGCGTCATGCTAAAATACCTCGGCGGTGCGGATAAGGCCGGCGCGCAGCGCGCGATGCAGGCGATGATGGGCATGGTCAAGCTCGACATCGAAAGCCTGAAGCGCGCGTATGAGGGCAAGAGCGCGGCGTGA
- a CDS encoding phospholipid carrier-dependent glycosyltransferase — MMRTGIIAAVLFVLAHFAMLIGVTTPEKFYFDEVHYVPAARQMLEPVMPQPMLNPMHPPLAKQFIALSIHSFGDGPLGWRYPGVLFGSLAIVAVYLCGLALFAAQGPAIAASLLAFFNQMLFVQSRIAMLDIFALTFGLFAVAAFMHGFRKQRPHLWFALAGIGFGLSVACKWSGLFVLAVCIVIVAVIRLMRGWRTQFADARSDDWYRPDLWPGFKAWHFAACFILIPAAVYLATFIPLYGFSIPDILEAQRRIFRDNTTTAIAGHIYMSSWPSWPFLVRPVWYLFDKIGDDRIAAVVFLGNPLILWPALIAVAICLRDWIVTRRVDAFLVLAFYFGPYLAWALLPRTLGFIYYYLPAATTASLALVYALKRGSMPGWLLWAYVAVGFAGFAAMLPISAAFIGTSMATFSRLMIFQNWI; from the coding sequence ATGATGCGCACGGGCATCATCGCGGCAGTGCTTTTTGTTCTCGCGCATTTCGCGATGCTGATCGGCGTCACCACGCCGGAGAAGTTCTATTTCGACGAAGTGCATTATGTGCCGGCGGCGCGGCAGATGCTCGAGCCGGTGATGCCACAGCCGATGCTCAACCCGATGCATCCGCCGCTCGCCAAACAATTCATCGCGCTGTCGATCCACTCGTTCGGCGATGGGCCGCTGGGCTGGCGCTATCCGGGCGTATTGTTCGGATCGCTCGCCATCGTCGCGGTGTATCTGTGCGGCCTGGCGCTGTTCGCAGCGCAGGGGCCGGCCATCGCGGCGAGCCTGCTCGCCTTTTTCAACCAGATGCTGTTCGTGCAATCGCGGATCGCGATGCTGGATATTTTCGCGCTCACCTTCGGCCTGTTCGCCGTCGCCGCGTTCATGCATGGCTTTCGAAAGCAGCGGCCGCATCTGTGGTTCGCGCTTGCCGGGATCGGCTTCGGCCTGTCTGTCGCCTGCAAATGGAGCGGGCTGTTCGTGCTCGCGGTCTGCATCGTCATCGTCGCCGTGATCCGGCTGATGCGAGGCTGGCGCACCCAATTCGCCGACGCCCGGTCTGATGACTGGTACCGGCCCGATCTCTGGCCCGGCTTCAAGGCCTGGCACTTTGCGGCGTGCTTCATTCTGATTCCGGCCGCCGTCTATCTCGCGACGTTCATTCCGCTGTACGGATTTTCGATTCCGGATATTCTGGAAGCGCAACGGCGGATCTTCCGCGATAACACCACGACCGCGATCGCGGGCCACATCTATATGAGTTCATGGCCGTCCTGGCCGTTCCTGGTGCGCCCGGTCTGGTATCTCTTCGACAAGATCGGCGACGACCGCATTGCCGCCGTGGTCTTCCTCGGCAACCCGCTAATCCTGTGGCCGGCGCTGATTGCGGTCGCGATCTGCCTGCGCGACTGGATCGTGACGCGGCGCGTGGATGCATTTCTGGTGCTGGCGTTCTACTTCGGCCCCTATCTCGCCTGGGCGCTGCTGCCGCGAACGTTAGGGTTTATTTACTATTACCTGCCGGCCGCGACCACCGCGAGTCTTGCGCTGGTCTACGCCTTGAAACGCGGCAGCATGCCGGGATGGCTGCTATGGGCCTATGTTGCAGTTGGTTTTGCCGGCTTTGCCGCAATGTTGCCGATATCGGCCGCGTTCATAGGTACTTCGATGGCGACGTTCAGCCGCCTGATGATCTTCCAGAACTGGATTTGA
- a CDS encoding VOC family protein, translating to MAKMIFVNLPVGDLARSTAFYQAIGGEKNSQFSDDTASCMVFSDTIHVMLLTHDKYRQFTSKKIADAKATSQVLICLSADSRDAVDDVVAKAQGAGGGADPGPKQDYGFMYGRSFEDPDGHHWEVMWMDVAAAQSAMAQA from the coding sequence ATGGCCAAGATGATCTTCGTCAACCTGCCGGTCGGCGATCTCGCCCGTTCCACCGCCTTCTATCAGGCGATCGGTGGCGAAAAGAACTCGCAATTCTCCGATGACACGGCGTCCTGCATGGTGTTTTCCGACACCATCCACGTCATGCTGTTGACCCACGACAAGTATCGGCAGTTCACCTCGAAGAAGATCGCCGACGCCAAGGCCACCAGTCAGGTCCTGATCTGCCTGTCTGCCGACAGCCGCGACGCGGTGGATGATGTGGTTGCAAAGGCGCAAGGCGCGGGCGGCGGCGCCGATCCTGGCCCGAAGCAGGATTACGGCTTCATGTATGGCCGCAGCTTCGAAGATCCTGATGGTCACCACTGGGAGGTGATGTGGATGGATGTCGCCGCCGCGCAATCCGCCATGGCCCAGGCCTGA
- a CDS encoding ATP-binding protein → MIWLHVASDIVIASAYFSIPVALSIFVSKRRDVDFGWVFWAFALFIMACGVGHVMSIITLWYPIYGVEGIVKAMTAAASIVTAAMLWPLLPKVLALPSPSQLRAAEVALAQEGVYRREAEDMLRQSQKMEAIGQLTGGVAHDFNNLLTIISGNLEIADRCLHSWSDAARERLTRVIANAANGAHRAAMLTQRLLAFARRQPLDPKLTNVGQLIAGMSDFFRRTLGENVELEVVEGASLWQIEVDPSQLEAVILNLVVNAKDAMNAKISGAMANSGRLTIETSNVSVDEGYRQQNAGVPAGDYVLISVSDTGSGMPREVQEKAFDPFFTTKQPGQGTGLGLSQVYGFVKQSGGEIKIYSEVGHGTTIRIYLPRAAASPETDGQSDAPVVGSSGSETVLVVEDECDVRSYLVETLKDLNYRVREAANGGAALALFDANPFRIDLLLTDIVMPGLNGRELADQLHHRQSGLRVLFMTGYSRDAIVHQGRLDPGVSLLQKPVTQALLATKIREILDKA, encoded by the coding sequence TTGATCTGGCTCCACGTCGCGTCGGATATCGTGATTGCCTCCGCCTATTTCTCGATTCCCGTGGCGCTGTCGATCTTCGTCTCGAAGCGCCGCGACGTGGATTTCGGATGGGTGTTTTGGGCGTTCGCGCTGTTCATCATGGCGTGCGGCGTCGGCCACGTGATGTCGATCATCACGCTTTGGTATCCGATCTATGGCGTCGAAGGCATCGTCAAGGCGATGACCGCCGCGGCGTCGATCGTGACGGCGGCGATGCTGTGGCCGCTGTTGCCGAAAGTGCTTGCGCTGCCCTCGCCATCGCAGCTTCGCGCCGCCGAAGTGGCGCTGGCGCAGGAAGGCGTGTACCGGCGCGAAGCCGAAGACATGCTTCGACAGTCTCAGAAGATGGAAGCGATCGGTCAATTGACCGGCGGCGTGGCGCACGATTTCAACAATCTGCTCACGATCATCAGCGGCAATCTCGAGATTGCCGATCGCTGTTTGCATTCGTGGAGCGACGCCGCGCGTGAACGATTGACGCGCGTGATCGCCAATGCCGCGAACGGCGCGCATCGCGCGGCGATGCTGACGCAGCGCCTGCTGGCGTTTGCGCGGAGGCAGCCGCTCGATCCTAAACTGACCAACGTCGGTCAATTGATCGCCGGGATGTCGGATTTCTTCAGGCGAACGCTGGGCGAGAACGTCGAGCTCGAAGTCGTGGAGGGAGCCAGCCTATGGCAGATCGAGGTCGACCCCAGCCAGCTGGAAGCGGTGATTCTCAATCTTGTCGTGAACGCCAAGGACGCCATGAACGCCAAAATCTCGGGCGCAATGGCCAACAGCGGCAGGCTGACGATCGAGACCAGCAACGTCTCCGTCGACGAGGGCTATCGGCAACAGAATGCAGGCGTGCCGGCCGGGGATTATGTATTGATCTCGGTGAGCGATACCGGTTCCGGAATGCCGCGGGAAGTCCAGGAGAAGGCGTTCGATCCGTTTTTCACGACCAAGCAACCGGGGCAGGGCACCGGCCTCGGATTGAGCCAGGTCTATGGCTTCGTCAAGCAATCCGGCGGCGAGATCAAGATATACAGCGAGGTCGGGCATGGAACGACAATCAGGATCTATCTGCCCCGCGCCGCCGCCTCGCCCGAGACCGACGGACAGAGCGATGCGCCCGTGGTCGGCAGTTCGGGGAGCGAGACCGTCCTGGTGGTCGAGGACGAATGCGATGTGAGGTCGTATCTGGTCGAGACGTTAAAGGACCTGAACTACCGCGTTCGCGAGGCGGCGAACGGCGGGGCCGCGCTGGCGCTGTTCGACGCCAATCCGTTCCGGATCGATCTCTTGCTGACCGACATCGTGATGCCAGGCCTGAACGGCCGCGAGCTGGCTGATCAGCTGCATCATCGCCAGTCGGGCCTGAGGGTCCTGTTCATGACCGGCTATTCGCGGGATGCGATCGTGCATCAGGGCCGGCTGGATCCCGGCGTGTCGCTGCTGCAGAAGCCCGTTACCCAGGCCTTGCTGGCGACAAAGATCAGGGAGATTCTCGACAAGGCGTAG
- a CDS encoding OmpA family protein, with product MTRFLSIMTIGAALSMTAGLAAAGDTVSAAKILDALKPKPGVTRGLSTGPQQPVDAAVQAKETSFVNTLRNRKTRSLSLGERQEIAELAASKPKIDLEIQFDYNSADISKGSVTAVQELGKALSDASLKGSTFVVAGHTDAIGGEAYNQDLSERRADTIKKYLTEKYGITGSNLVTVGYGKTRPKDANAPMDPANRRVQVVNMDTKTASK from the coding sequence ATGACCCGCTTTCTTTCCATCATGACTATCGGCGCCGCGCTGTCGATGACGGCCGGCCTGGCTGCCGCCGGCGACACCGTCTCGGCCGCCAAGATCCTGGACGCTCTGAAGCCGAAGCCGGGCGTGACCCGCGGCCTTTCGACCGGCCCGCAGCAGCCGGTGGACGCCGCCGTACAGGCCAAGGAAACCAGCTTCGTCAATACGCTGCGCAACCGCAAGACGCGGTCGCTGTCGCTCGGCGAGCGCCAGGAAATTGCGGAACTTGCCGCGAGCAAGCCGAAGATCGATCTCGAGATCCAGTTCGACTACAACTCGGCCGACATCAGCAAGGGCTCAGTGACAGCCGTGCAGGAACTCGGCAAGGCGCTCTCCGATGCGAGCCTGAAGGGTTCGACCTTCGTGGTTGCCGGTCATACCGACGCGATCGGCGGCGAGGCGTATAACCAGGATCTTTCCGAACGTCGCGCCGACACGATCAAGAAGTACCTGACCGAGAAGTACGGCATCACCGGTTCCAACCTCGTGACCGTCGGTTACGGCAAGACCAGGCCGAAGGATGCGAATGCGCCGATGGACCCGGCCAACCGCCGCGTTCAGGTCGTCAATATGGACACCAAGACCGCGTCCAAGTGA